A stretch of DNA from Methylobacterium sp. CB376:
CCGGGGCGGATCCGCGCGCGGTCTGTCAGGCGGCCTGCCGGAGGAGGCGGGCCTTCTCCTGCGCGAAGGCCCAGTCGAGCCAGGGCGTCAGCGCCTCGAGGTCGCTCCGCTCCACGGTGGCGCCGCACCAGATCCGCAGCCCCGCCGGCGCGTCCCGGTAGGCCCCGACGTCGAGGGCGACGCCCTCGCGCTCCAGGGTCGCGGCGATGCCCTTGGCCAGGGCCGCCACGGCCTCGGGGCCGCGGCCCGTCACCTCGGGATCGGCGATCACCAGGCAGACGCTGGTGTTCGAGGCGGTGGCCGGCGCGCGCGCGAGGTTCTCGACCCAGGGCGTCCGCGCCACCCACGCGGCGATGACCCGGGCATTCGCGTCCGCCCGGGCGCGCAGGGCCGGCAGGCCCCCGATCCCCTGCGCCCAGAGCAGGGCGTCGATGTAGTCCTCGACCGCCAGCATGGAGGGCGTGTTGATGGTCTCGCCCTCGAAGAGGCCCTCGATGAGCTTGCCGCCCTTGGTCATGCGGAAGATCTTCGGCATCGGCCAGGCCGGCACGTGGCTCTCCAGCCGCGCCGCGGCGCGGGGGGAGAGGATCAGCATGCCGTGCGCCGCCTCGCCGCCGAGCACCTTCTGCCAGGAGAAGGTCACGGCATCGAGCTTGGCCCAGTCGAGATCCTGCGCGAAGGCCGCCGAGGTGGCGTCGCAGATCACCACGCCCTCGCGGTCCGCGGCGATCCAGTCCGCGTCGGGCACGCGCACGCCCGAGGTGGTGCCGTTCCAGGTGAACACCACGTCGTGGTGCCGGGTGTCCACGGCCGCGAGGTCGGGCAGGGCGCCGTAGGGCGCCGTGGTGACCCGGGCGTCGAGCCTGAGCTGCTTGACCGCGTCGGTGACCCAGCCCTCGCCGAAGGATTCCCAGGCCAGCATCTCGACCGGGCGGGGCCCGAGCAGCGACCACATCGCCATCTCGACCGCGCCGGTGTCGGAGGCCGGCACGATGCCGATGCGGTAATCGTCCGGCACCTGCAGCACGGTGCGGGTGAGGTCGATCGCCTGCTTGAGCTTGGCCTTGCCGAGCTTCGCGCGGTGGGAGCGGCCGAGCGCCGCGTCCGAGAGGGCGGCGGGGGTCCAGCCGGGGCGCTTGGCGCAGGGGCCGGACGAGAAGAAGGGCGCGCGCGGGCGCGCGTCGGGCCGGGTCGTCATGCGGTGTCCATCCTTCCAGATGGGCGCCTCTCGGTGGGGAGAGGTGTCCCGCCGCCGGGAATGACCG
This window harbors:
- a CDS encoding phosphoserine transaminase — protein: MTTRPDARPRAPFFSSGPCAKRPGWTPAALSDAALGRSHRAKLGKAKLKQAIDLTRTVLQVPDDYRIGIVPASDTGAVEMAMWSLLGPRPVEMLAWESFGEGWVTDAVKQLRLDARVTTAPYGALPDLAAVDTRHHDVVFTWNGTTSGVRVPDADWIAADREGVVICDATSAAFAQDLDWAKLDAVTFSWQKVLGGEAAHGMLILSPRAAARLESHVPAWPMPKIFRMTKGGKLIEGLFEGETINTPSMLAVEDYIDALLWAQGIGGLPALRARADANARVIAAWVARTPWVENLARAPATASNTSVCLVIADPEVTGRGPEAVAALAKGIAATLEREGVALDVGAYRDAPAGLRIWCGATVERSDLEALTPWLDWAFAQEKARLLRQAA